The proteins below come from a single Mya arenaria isolate MELC-2E11 chromosome 6, ASM2691426v1 genomic window:
- the LOC128239406 gene encoding uncharacterized protein LOC128239406, whose protein sequence is MKMWFAYILNLWISMLLMQAVCGQNCTTGTDTPFCPSGFCCVHDEFLLSSIVCKPLPTSGSRCTTKASDNECPCETGYMCANNANGDVTSVFGKCYPNVTNTTTTTETPSTETSTASLTFSIITTTKNDPTS, encoded by the exons atgaaaatgtgGTTTGCTTACATTTTAAATCTTTGGATAAGCATGCTCTTAATGCAG GCGGTATGTGGACAGAACTGTACTACTGGTACGGACACGCCCTTCTGCCCGTCCGGATTCTGCTGTGTTCACGACGAGTTCCTGCTATCGTCCATCGTCTGTAAACCGCTGCCCACCTCCGGGAGTCGCTGCACCACCAAGGCCTCCGATAACGAGTGCCCGTGCGAGACGGGTTACATGTGCGCAAATAATGCCAACGGTGACGTCACTTCCGTGTTTGGAAAATGCTACCCAAACGTTACCAACACTACCACAACCACAGAAACGCCGTCGACGGAAACCTCAACAGCATCGTTGACATTCTCAATAATCACAACCACAAAAAATGATCCAACCTCCTAG